In one Alosa alosa isolate M-15738 ecotype Scorff River chromosome 14, AALO_Geno_1.1, whole genome shotgun sequence genomic region, the following are encoded:
- the LOC125307146 gene encoding cytochrome c oxidase subunit 5A, mitochondrial-like, protein MMFSAVVRLSASGIRSLARAGPSYTAPLASRCYSHAKAETDEEFDARWVTYFSKPDIDAWELKKGMNTLIGYDLVPEPKILDSALRACRRLNDLASAIRILEAVKDKSGPHKEIYPYLIQELKPTLQELGISTPEELGIDQI, encoded by the exons ATGATGTTTTCTGCCGTGGTTCGGCTTTCAGCCTCAGGAATTAGAAGTTTAGCGCGGGCAGGTCCCTCTTATACAG CACCTCTTGCCTCGCGATGCTACTCACATGCCAAGGCGGAGACAGATGAGGAGTTTGATGCTCGCTGGGTAACTTATTTCAGCAAACCAGACATTGATGCCTGGGAACTCAAAAAAG GCATGAACACCCTGATTGGGTATGACCTGGTCCCTGAGCCAAAGATCCTGGATTCAGCACTAAGAGCCTGCAGAAGGCTCAACGACCTGGCCAGCGCCATCCGCATCCTGGAGGCAGTCAAG GACAAATCAGGCCCCCATAAAGAGATTTACCCCTACTTGATCCAGGAGCTGAAGCCCACGCTACAGGAGCTCGGCATCTCCACACCTGAGGAGCTCGGCATTGATCAAATCTAA